The following are encoded in a window of Oncorhynchus mykiss isolate Arlee chromosome 11, USDA_OmykA_1.1, whole genome shotgun sequence genomic DNA:
- the LOC110535230 gene encoding B-cell receptor CD22 isoform X1 — MACSENMFFLIVLFISGVLVSFGQRNLIATMPDRLDVLTGSCVQIPCSFDIPDQHKDTFNSTILTSGVWIKGNQYFGERPDRVIFNSSETVNRYQGTITGNMSQKNCTTVFFNVTTSYSDKYYFRIESKPFRGTDTEKSVNIVVRDFPSSPIITVSGEVKEGTPVSLNCSAVAPCPEHPPELTWTLPTQFTTENQLQENPDQTKSVLSTVTFTPSYLHHEKNITCTSVYPVGTSNKRAEHNMMLNVSFSPKDTLASISPADPVLVGSCVNLTCSSTANPPVTNFTWFQISGDKPTQVASGQSYTLNVTVDGGLYFCEASNSHGCGKSKEVQLAIKGSGEHVNPTVFGVAAGTLGAFLLISLISLFVWRRNSRLHDGLERTDSPQGQNSPVGTVCTNQATAGEEPEEPAEDQPEEIQYGDIDFSKLQTKEIPAAAQDRVQGQESEYAEVNVTGRGATS; from the exons ATGGcttgttctgagaacatgttttttCTCATTGTCCTCTTTATATCAG GTGTTTTGGTCAGTTTTGGTCAACGAAATTTGATCGCCACAATGCCAGATAGACTGGATGTACTGACGGGCTCCTGTGTGCAAATCCCATGTTCATTTGATATTCCTGACCAACATAAGGATACATTTAACAGCACAATACTAACCTCTGGAGTGTGGATAAAAGGAAACCAATACTTTGGTGAGCGTCCGGACAGAGTGATATTTAACAGTAGTGAGACGGTCAACAGATATCAAGGGACGATAACTGGAAACATGTCCCAGAAGAACTGCACCACAGTCTTCTTCAATGTAACCACCAGTTACTCTGATAAATACTACTTCAGGATTGAGAGTAAACCATTCCGTGGAACAGACACTGAAAAGTCTGTTAATATAGTTGTCAGGG ATTTTCCTTCCAGTCCCATCATTACGGTCTCAGGTGAGGTGAAGGAAGGGACCCCTGTCAGCTTGAACTGCTCTGCTGTCGCTCCCTGTCCCGAACAcccccctgagctgacatggaCTCTCCCAACACAGTTCACAACTGAGAACCAACTGCAGGAGAATCCAGACCAAACCAAATCAGTTCTCTCCACGGTGACCTTCACTCCGTCATATCTTCATCATGAGAAGAACATCACTTGTACCTCAGTCTACCCAGTAGGGACAAGCAACAAGAGAGCTGAACATAACATGATGCTTAACGTTTCAT tctctcctaaGGACACCTTGGCCTCCATCAGTCCGGCTGATCCAGTATTAGTGGGCAGCTGTGTTAATCTGACCTGCAGCAGTACAGCCAACCCTCCTGTGACAAACTTCACCTGGTTCCAGATCAGTGGAGATAAACCAACACAGGTAGCATCTGGACAGAGTTACACCCTCAATGTGACTGTAGATGGAGGACTGTACTTCTGTGAAGCAAGTAATAGTCACGGCTGTGGGAAGTCAAAGGAAGTGCAGCTGGCTATTAAAG GGTCAGGAGAGCATGTTAACCCAACGGTTTTTGGGGTTGCAGCAGGAACTCTGGGGGCATTTTTGCTTATCAGCCTGATCAGTCTTTTTGTATG GAGGAGAAACTCGAGGCTCCACGATGGACTTGAAAGGACAGACAGTCCACAGGGACAG AACTCCCCGGTTGGGACAGTGTGTACTAACCAGGCCACAGCCGGAGAGGAACCAGAGGAACCTGCAGAAGACCAGCCTGAAGAGATCCAATACGGTGACATAGACTTCTCCAAACTACAGACCAAAGAGATCCCAGCTGCAGCCCAGGACAGGGTCCAGGGACAGGAGAGTGAGTACGCTGAAGTCAACGTGACTGGGAGAGGGGCCACCTCTTAA
- the LOC110535230 gene encoding B-cell receptor CD22 isoform X2, which translates to MACSENMFFLIVLFISGVLVSFGQRNLIATMPDRLDVLTGSCVQIPCSFDIPDQHKDTFNSTILTSGVWIKGNQYFGERPDRVIFNSSETVNRYQGTITGNMSQKNCTTVFFNVTTSYSDKYYFRIESKPFRGTDTEKSVNIVVRDFPSSPIITVSGEVKEGTPVSLNCSAVAPCPEHPPELTWTLPTQFTTENQLQENPDQTKSVLSTVTFTPSYLHHEKNITCTSVYPVGTSNKRAEHNMMLNVSFSPKDTSASISPADSVLVGSCVNLTCSSTANPPVTNFTWFQISEGKTTQVASGQSYTLNVTVGDGGLYYCEARNSHGCGKSKKVQLAIKGHEEPVNPKVFEIVGKTLGLIFLFSLIVFSAWRRRTSRLTTGFDMTDRSQGLVGMNSPVGTVCSNQATAGRGNQ; encoded by the exons ATGGcttgttctgagaacatgttttttCTCATTGTCCTCTTTATATCAG GTGTTTTGGTCAGTTTTGGTCAACGAAATTTGATCGCCACAATGCCAGATAGACTGGATGTACTGACGGGCTCCTGTGTGCAAATCCCATGTTCATTTGATATTCCTGACCAACATAAGGATACATTTAACAGCACAATACTAACCTCTGGAGTGTGGATAAAAGGAAACCAATACTTTGGTGAGCGTCCGGACAGAGTGATATTTAACAGTAGTGAGACGGTCAACAGATATCAAGGGACGATAACTGGAAACATGTCCCAGAAGAACTGCACCACAGTCTTCTTCAATGTAACCACCAGTTACTCTGATAAATACTACTTCAGGATTGAGAGTAAACCATTCCGTGGAACAGACACTGAAAAGTCTGTTAATATAGTTGTCAGGG ATTTTCCTTCCAGTCCCATCATTACGGTCTCAGGTGAGGTGAAGGAAGGGACCCCTGTCAGCTTGAACTGCTCTGCTGTCGCTCCCTGTCCCGAACAcccccctgagctgacatggaCTCTCCCAACACAGTTCACAACTGAGAACCAACTGCAGGAGAATCCAGACCAAACCAAATCAGTTCTCTCCACGGTGACCTTCACTCCGTCATATCTTCATCATGAGAAGAACATCACTTGTACCTCAGTCTACCCAGTAGGGACAAGCAACAAGAGAGCTGAACATAACATGATGCTTAACGTTTCAT tctctcctaaGGACACCTCGGCCTCCATCAGTCCAGCTGATTCAGTATTAGTGGGCAGCTGTGTTAATCTGACCTGCAGCAGTACAGCCAACCCTCCTGTGACAAACTTCACCTGGTTCCAGATCAGTGAGGGTAAAACAACTCAGGTTGCATCTGGACAGAGTTACACCCTCAATGTGACTGTTGGTGATGGAGGACTGTACTACTGTGAAGCAAGAAATAGTCACGGCTGTGGGAAGTCAAAGAAAGTGCAGCTGGCTATTAAAG GGCATGAAGAGCCTGTTAACCCAAAGGTTTTTGAGATTGTAGGAAAAACCTTGGGGTTGATTTTCCTTTTCAGCCTGATCGTATTCTCTGCATG GAGGAGGAGAACATCGAGACTCACTACTGGGTTTGACATGACAGACCGTTCACAGGGACTGGTGGGAATG AACTCCCCGGTTGGGACAGTGTGCTCTAACCAGGCCACGGCCGGTAGAGGGAACCAGTAA